One window of Salvelinus fontinalis isolate EN_2023a chromosome 19, ASM2944872v1, whole genome shotgun sequence genomic DNA carries:
- the LOC129816811 gene encoding tumor necrosis factor ligand superfamily member 13B-like produces MASAGPNPEGGGPASGQESGGRRLSWLILLLTLAAVTSSSLSALSLYHLLALRAEVEELRSEVFRKREEQQEARHGETLQQMSSRARRSSPDPLHPPDPQPGLSFVRKRSVGTGTENSVSQPCLQMLADSNRKTFQKEFALEPYTGIPWQAGLRRGSALEAESDSILVREEGFYFVYSQVYYMDTTFAMGHVVIRKKRNVVGDEAQHVTLFRCIQNMNPVYPYNTCYTGGIVKLEVGDSVELLIPRSTAKVSLDGDSTFLGAVRLA; encoded by the exons ATGGCATCTGCAGGTCCAAATCCCGAGGGTGGTGGACCTGCTTCTGGGCAGGAGTCTGGAGGTCGGAGGCTGTCCTGGCTGATCCTGCTGCTGACTCTTGCAGCGGTcacctcctcgtctctctctgctctgtctctgtaccACCTGCTGGCCCTTAGGGCCGAGGTTGAGGAGCTCCGGTCAGAGGTCTTCCGCAAGAGAGAGGAGCAACAAGAGGCTAGGCATGGAGAG ACACTGCAGCAGATGAGCAGCAGAGCCAGAAGGAGCAGCCCAGACCCTCTACACCCCCCTGACCCCCAGCCTGGCCTGTCTTTCGTCAGGAAGAGGAGTGTGGGCACAGGAACTGAGAACTCAG TGTCTCAGCCTTGTCTACAGATGCTGGCAGATAGCAACAGGAAAACATTCCAGAAAG AGTTTGCGTTGGAGCCTTACACAGGGATCCCCTGGCAGGCGGGGCTTAGAAGAGGCTCCGCCCTGGAGGCAGAGAGCGACAGCATCCTGGTCAGAGAGGAGGGATTCTACTTTGTCTACAGTCAG gtGTACTACATGGATACGACCTTTGCCATGGGTCATGTGGTGATCAGGAAGAAGAGGAACGTGGTGGGAGATGAAGCTCAGCATGTCACATTGTTCCGCTGTATCCAGAACATGAACCCTGTCTACCCATACAACACCTGCTACACAGGAG GTATAGTGAAGCTGGAGGTCGGGGACAGTGTGGAGCTGTTGATCCCTCGCTCTACAGCCAAAGTTTCTCTGGACGGAGACTCCACTTTCCTGGGCGCTGTCAGACTGGCCTGA
- the LOC129816810 gene encoding protein ABHD13-like, translating into MEKPWRLWGSVERCALALASWSWGACRISLLALILTFHLYGGFFLLALILASVAGILYKFQDVLLYFPDQPSSSRLYVPLPIGIPHENVYIHTKDGVRLNLILLRYTGGDSLGNPGVAPGNASNPCSTAPPTILYFHGNAGNIGHRVPNALLMLVNLKANVVLVDYRGYGKSEGEPSEDGLYLDAQATLDYVMTRPDLDKTKVMLFGRSLGGAVAVRLASANPHRVAAIVVENTFLSIPHMAATLFSFLPMRLLPLLCYRNQFLSYRQVALCRMPSLFVSGLSDQLIPPVMMKQLYELSPARTKRLAIFPEGTHNDTWQCQGYFAALEQFVKDLMKSHAHEESVQSTASVTII; encoded by the coding sequence ATGGAGAAGCCGTGGAGGCTGTGGGGCTCGGTGGAGCGCTGTGCCCTGGCCTTGGCCTCCTGGTCCTGGGGTGCCTGTCGCATCTCCCTCCTGGCCCTCATCCTCACCTTCCACCTCTATGGAGGCTTCTTCCTCCTGGCTCTCATCCTGGCCTCGGTGGCTGGCATCCTTTACAAGTTCCAGGATGTGCTGCTCTACTTCCCCGACCAGCCCTCCTCCTCCCGTCTATACGTGCCCTTGCCCATAGGCATCCCCCATGAGAACGTCTACATCCACACCAAGGACGGCGTGCGCCTCAATCTTATCTTGCTCCGCTACACCGGTGGAGACAGCCTGGGCAACCCTGGGGTCGCCCCCGGCAATGCTTCTAACCCCTGCTCCACGGCCCCACCCACCATCCTCTATTTCCACGGCAATGCGGGCAACATCGGGCACCGGGTGCCCAACGCACTCCTGATGCTGGTGAACCTGAAGGCCAACGTGGTGCTGGTGGACTACCGGGGGTATGGGAAGAGTGAAGGTGAGCCCAGTGAGGATGGCCTGTACCTGGACGCCCAGGCCACTCTGGACTATGTGATGACCCGGCCCGACCTAGACAAGACCAAGGTGATGCTGTTCGGGCGCTCTCTGGGGGGGGCGGTGGCGGTACGCCTGGCCTCGGCCAACCCTCACCGCGTGGCGGCCATCGTGGTAGAGAACACCTTCCTCAGCATCCCCCACATGGCCGCCACACTCTTCTCCTTCTTGCCAATGAGGCTACTGCCCCTATTGTGTTACCGGAACCAGTTCTTGTCCTACAGACAGGTGGCGCTGTGCCGGATGCCCTCGCTGTTCGTGTCAGGCCTGTCAGACCAGCTCATCCCACCCGTCATGATGAAGCAGCTGTACGAGCTGTCGCCGGCCCGGACTAAACGGCTGGCCATCTTCCCAGAGGGCACGCACAACGACACGTGGCAGTGCCAGGGCTACTTCGCCGCCCTCGAGCAGTTTGTCAAGGACCTGATGAAGAGCCACGCCCACGAGGAGAGCGTCCAGTCCACTGCCAGCGTCACCATCATCTAG